One Prinia subflava isolate CZ2003 ecotype Zambia chromosome 8, Cam_Psub_1.2, whole genome shotgun sequence DNA window includes the following coding sequences:
- the FBN3 gene encoding fibrillin-3 isoform X4 — protein MCQGQLSGIVCTKTMCCATIGRAWGHPCEMCPAQPHPCRRGFIPNIRTGACQDVDECQAIPGLCQGGNCINTVGSYECKCPAGHKQSETSHRCEDVDECGAIPGVCDGGDCTNTVGSYVCSCPRGFATSADGSRCLDQRLGTCFSALLGGRCAGDVPGQASRMQCCCDSGRCWAIGQTPEMCPVRGSDEYRRLCIEGLPVVPGFPGNFPGIPGFGPNGVGPGLNGPGGIGPNGANGQGGIPGLPGMGPGSSSIGTATLNQTIDICKHFTNLCLNGRCIPTPSSYRCECNMGYKQDVRGECIDVDECSSSPCVHGDCVNTPGSYHCKCHEGFQSTPTKQACIDIDECIMNGVMCRNGRCVNTDGSFQCICNAGFEITPDGKNCVDHDECATTNMCLNGMCINEDGSFKCICKPGFVLAPNGRYCVDIDECETPGICMNGWCINTEGSFRCECLGGLAIGVDGRVCVDTHMRSTCYGGIKKGTCARPFPGAVTKSECCCANPDHGFGEPCQPCPAKNSAEFQALCSSGIGITADGRDINECALNPDICPNGMCENLRGSYRCICNLGYESDPTGKNCVDVDECSVNRLLCDNGLCRNTPGSYTCTCPKGFVFRTETDTCEDINECTSNPCVNGLCRNNAGSFACECSPGSKLDPSGTICVDSMKGTCWLNIQDGRCEVNINGATLKSECCATLGAAWGSPCERCEIDTACPRGYARMKGVTCEDVNECEVFPGVCPNGRCVNSAGSFRCECPEGLTLDGSARTCVDVRVEQCYMRWDEDECTEPLPGKFRMDMCCCSVGSAWGSDCEECPRAGSAEFKALCPRGPGFANRGDVLSGRPFYKDVNECKVFSGLCTHGTCRNTIGSFRCICGNGFALDAEERNCTDIDECRISPDLCGHGSCVNTPGSFECECFEGYESGFMMMKNCMDINECERDPLLCRGGICMNTDGSFECICPPGHELTAEGNTCIDINECSLSDNLCRNGRCVNVIGTYQCSCDSGFQATPDRQGCVDIDECTITNGGCDTHCSNSEGSYECSCSEGYALMPDKRSCADIDECEDNPDICDGGQCTNIPGEYRCLCFDGFMASLDMKTCIDVNECDLNPNICLHGECENTKGSFICHCQLGYFVKKGTTGCTDIDECELGAHNCDMHASCINVPGSFKCKCRSGWLGDGLKCNDLDECATEEHKCNLNANCVNTPGSYRCACRDGFNGDGFSCSDVDECADNVNLCENGQCLNAPGGYRCECEMGFNPTEDSKACQDIDECTFQNICVFGTCQNLPGMFRCACDDGYELDRSGGNCTDINECADPVNCINGLCVNTPGSYLCNCPQDFELNPTGVGCVDTRVGNCFLDTQDRGDGGISCSAEIGVGVTRASCCCSLGRAWGNPCELCPPANTTEYKTLCPGGEGFRPNPITVILEDIDECQELPGLCQGGNCVNTFGSFQCECPLGYYLNEDTRICEDIDECSAHIGICGPGTCYNTLGNYTCVCPPEYMQVNGGNNCMDMRKSVCYRNYNDTCENELSFNMTKKMCCCSYNIGKAWNKPCEPCPTPASPEYQILCGNQAPGFIIDIHTGKPIDIDECSEIPAICTNGVCINQIGSFRCECPIGFSYNNILLICEDIDECSSGETLCQRHAECVNIPGSFRCECASGYRLSPGGACVGRNECQEIPNVCSHGDCVDTEGSYVCICHNGFKATGEQTMCMDIDECDRQPCGNGTCKNTVGSYNCLCFPGFELTHNNDCMDVDECSSLVGQVCRNGQCINSVGSFQCLCQEGYDRTPDGKNCVDINECVSLPGTCSPGTCQNLEGSFRCICPPGYEVQNDNCIDINECEEEPNICLFGTCTNTPGSFQCVCPPGFVLSDNGRRCFDTRQSFCFTRFDNGKCSVPKAFNTTKARCCCSKMPGEGWGDPCELCPQEGNVAFQELCPYGHGAIPGPGDTREDVNECSENLGVCINGACINTDGSFRCECPFGYNLDYTGVNCVDTDECSIGNPCGNGTCTNVVGGFECACDEGFEPGPMMTCEDINECSLNPLLCAFRCINTFGSYECTCPSGYALREDRRMCRDLDECAEGLHDCESRGMLCKNLIGTFMCICPPGMQRRPDGEGCTDENECRTKPGICPNGRCVNTAGSYRCDCNEGFQVSPSGTECIDTRQGFCFTEVLQTMCQMSSTNRNLVTKSECCCNSGRSWGPQCELCPLPGTAHYKKMCPHGPGYSTDGRDIDECKVLPNLCRNGQCINSIGSFRCHCRLGYTPDITGTACQGELGTPPVPGTPSPPLNPPGTRPSLGVLPAPRGCGGSGCSALFRGSVRSKSGFSSLRMSSSSSPSPGATGTGRDWDPDLKSGSCQCPCPGSTAGSPQPERPAGIQMLAPRAPLESQRSLCGMCPGLVVLLPQSPRLCSPAFLEGGEGVFVQECQSPRGCLTPAPQNPGSPGAQEPLGGLAGPGGAGEHNLMRFVPGVQIWTSATSPRSPATSSARTPRAATSAPAPGATSCRRTARSAKTWTSAPPSSTTANSCVSTSSGASTASAPRASRSTTRPALTTTSARRSRRCAGPRGSASTPRAATTASARRDFPWTAPGSTVKTWTSVTGTTGASTAARTCWGATAAAAPRATCSTTSGTSAWTRTSAPAPLPAALPPATTPWAASSASVPRASTSTRPSGAARTWTSARPGAAPAATAAPTRTGGTCAAAPGATSEQDRATAFLAWALGRGPTCLRPRRRMRTTCCPPRPATSARSTGTPRGAGSGAASTAPRGTRSRR, from the exons accAGCGTCTCGGCACGTGTTTCTCGGCGCTGCTGGGCGGGCGCTGCGCCGGGGACGTTCCGGGCCAGGCCAGCAGgatgcagtgctgctgtgactCGGGGCGCTGCTGGGCCATCGGCCAGACCCCCGAGATGTGCCCGGTGCGGGGCTCGG ACGAGTACCGCAGGCTCTGCATCGAGGGACTCCCGGTCGTGCCAGGCTTCCCCGGGAacttcccaggaattcctggattCGGGCCCAACGGGGTCGGGCCGGGGCTGAACGGGCCCGGAGGGATCGGCCCGAACGGGGCCAACGGGCAGGGCGGGatcccggggctgcccgggatGGGCCCCGGCAGCTCCAGCATCG gcACGGCCACGCTGAACCAGACCATCGACATCTGCAAACACTTCACCAACCTGTGCCTGAACGGGCGCTGCATCCCCACCCCGTCCAGCTACCGCTGCGAGTGCAACATGGGCTACAAGCAGGACGTGCGAGGGGAGTGCATCG ATGTGGACGAGTGCTCGAGCAGCCCCTGCGTGCACGGCGACTGCGTCAACACGCCGGGCTCCTACCACTGCAAGTGCCACGAGGGCTTCCAGAGCACCCCCACCAAGCAGGCCTGCATTG ACATCGACGAGTGCATCATGAACGGGGTGATGTGCAGGAACGGGCGCTGCGTCAACACCGACGGCAGCTTCCAGTGCATCTGCAACGCCGGCTTCGAGATCACCCCCGACGGCAAGAACTGCGTGG ACCACGACGAGTGTGCCACCACCAACATGTGCCTCAACGGGATGTGCATCAACGAGGACGGCAGCTTCAAGTGCATCTGCAAGCCCGGCTTCGTGCTGGCCCCCAACGGGCGCTACTGCGTGG ACATCGACGAGTGCGAGACTCCGGGGATCTGCATGAACGGCTGGTGCATCAACACGGAGGGCTCGTTCCGCTGCGAGTGCCTGGGCGGGCTGGCCATCGGCGTGGACGGCCGCGTCTGCGTGGACACCCACATGCGCAGCACCTGCTACGGCGGCATCAAGAAGGGCACCTGCGCCCGGCCCTTCCCCGGCGCCGTCACCAAATCCGAGTGCTGCTGTGCCAACCCCGACCACGGCTTCGgggagccctgccagccctgcccggccaAGAACTCCG cGGAATTccaggctctctgcagcagcGGCATCGGGATCACGGCTGACGGCAGAG ACATCAACGAGTGCGCCCTGAACCCCGACATCTGCCCCAACGGGATGTGCGAGAACCTGCGGGGCAGCTACCGCTGCATCTGCAACCTGGGCTACGAGTCCGACCCCACGGGCAAGAACTGCGTGG ACGTGGACGAGTGCAGCGTGAACCGGCTGCTGTGTGACAACGGCCTGTGCAGGAACACCCCCGGCAGCTACACCTGCACCTGCCCCAAGGGCTTCGTGTTCCGCACCGAGACCGACACCTGCGAAG ACATCAACGAGTGCACGTCCAACCCGTGTGTGAACGGGCTGTGCCGGAACAACGCCGGCTCCTTCGCCTGCGAGTGCTCCCCGGGCAGCAAGCTGGACCCCAGCGGCACCATCTGCGtgg acagcatGAAGGGCACCTGCTGGCTCAACATCCAGGACGGGCGCTGCGAGGTGAACATCAACGGGGCCACGCTGAAATCCGAGTGCTGCGCCACCCTGGGGGCggcctggggcagcccctgcgAGCGCTGCGAGATCG ACACGGCCTGTCCCCGGGGCTATGCCCGCATGAAGGGGGTCACCTGTGAAG ATGTGAACGAGTGCGAGGTGTTCCCGGGCGTGTGCCCCAACGGGCGCTGCGTCAACTCCGCCGGCTCCTTCCGCTGCGAGTGCCCCGAGGGGCTGACCCTGGATGGCTCTGCCAGGACCTGTGTGG ACGTGCGGGTGGAGCAGTGCTACATGCGCTGGGACGAGGACGAGTGCACGGAGCCGCTGCCCGGCAAGTTCCGCATGgacatgtgctgctgctccgTGGGCTCGGCCTGGGGCTCCGACTGCGAGGAGTGTCCCCGCGCCGGCTCCGCCGAGTTCAAGGCGCTGTGTCCCCGCGGGCCCGGCTTCGCCAACCGCGGCGACGTGCTCTCGGGACGGCCCTTCTACAAAG ATGTGAACGAGTGCAAGGTGTTCTCGGGGCTGTGCACGCACGGCACCTGCAGGAACACCATCGGCAGCTTCAGGTGTATCTGCGGCAACGGCTTCGCTCTGGATGCTGAGGAGAGGAACTGCACAG acATCGATGAGTGCCGCATCTCCCCGGACCTGTGCGGCCACGGCTCCTGCGTGAACACCCCGGGCAGCTTCGAGTGCGAGTGCTTCGAGGGCTACGAGAGCGGCTTCATGATGATGAAGAACTGCATGG ACATCAACGAGTGCGAGCGGGACCCGCTGCTGTGCCGGGGCGGGATCTGCATGAACACGGACGGCAGCTTCGAGTGCATCTGTCCCCCCGGGCATGAGCTGACAGCAGAGGGCAACACCTGCATTG aCATCAACGAGTGCTCCCTCAGTGACAACCTCTGCCGCAACGGGCGCTGCGTCAACGTCATCGGCACCTACCAGTGCTCCTGCGACTCGGGCTTCCAGGCCACCCCcgacaggcagggctgtgtcg ACATCGACGAGTGCACCATCACCAACGGGGGCTGTGACACGCACTGCTCCAACTCCGAGGGCAGCTACGAGTGCAGCTGCAGCGAGGGCTACGCCCTGATGCCGGACAAGAGGTCCTGTGCAG ATATTGATGAGTGTGAGGACAACCCCGACATCTGTGACGGGGGGCAGTGCACCAACATCCCCGGGGAGTACCGCTGCCTCTGCTTCGACGGCTTCATGGCATCCCTGGACATGAAGACCTGCAttg ATGTGAACGAGTGTGACCTCAACCCCAACATCTGCCTGCACGGCGAGTGTGAGAACACCAAGGGCTCCTTCATctgccactgccagctgggCTACTTTGTCAAGAAGGGAACCACGGGCTGCACAG ACATCGACGAGTGTGAGCTGGGGGCCCACAATTGTGACATGCACGCGTCCTGCATCAACGTCCCCGGCAGCTTCAAGTGCAAGTGTCGCTCGGGCTGGCTCGGGGACGGGCTCAAGTGCAACG acctgGACGAGTGCGCCACCGAGGAGCACAAGTGCAACCTGAACGCCAACTGCGTGAACACGCCGGGCTCGTACCGCTGCGCCTGCCGCGACGGCTTCAACGGCGACGGCTTCTCCTGCTCGG ACGTGGACGAGTGCGCGGACAACGTGAACCTGTGCGAGAACGGGCAGTGCCTGAACGCGCCCGGCGGGTACCGCTGCGAGTGCGAGATGGGCTTCAACCCCACCGAGGACAGCAAGGCCTGCCAGG ACATTGACGAATGCACCTTCCAGAACATTTGTGTCTTCGGCACCTGCCAGAACCTGCCCGGGATGTTCCGCTGTGCCTGTGACGATGGATATGAGCTGGACAGGAGCGGGGGCAACTGCACAG ACATCAACGAGTGTGCAGACCCCGTGAACTGCATCAACGGGCTCTGTGTCAACACCCCCGGCAGCTACCTGTGCAACTGCCCCCAGGACTTCGAGCTGAACCCCACCGGCGTGGGCTGTGTGG ACACTCGGGTCGGGAATTGCTTCCTGGACACGCAGGACCGGGGGGACGGCGGCATCTCCTGCAGCGCCGAGATCGGCGTGGGCGTCACGCGGgcgtcctgctgctgctccctgggccgGGCCTGGGGCAACCCCTGCGAGCTCTGCCCTCCCGCCAACACCA CCGAGTACAAGACCTTGTGCCCCGGGGGAGAAGGGTTCCGGCCCAACCCCATCACGGTCATCCTGGAGG ACATCGACgagtgccaggagctgccggggctgtgccagggcgGGAACTGCGTCAACACCTTCGGCAGCTTCCAGTGCGAGTGTCCCCTGGGCTACTACCTCAACGAGGACACCCGGATCTGCGAag ATATCGATGAGTGCTCTGCCCACATCGGGATCTGCGGCCCTGGCACCTGCTACAACACCCTGGGCAACTACACCTGCGTGTGCCCCCCCGAGTACATGCAGGTCAACGGGGGAAACAACTGCATGG ACATGAGGAAAAGCGTTTGCTACCGCAACTACAACGACACCTGCGAGAATGAGCTGTCCTTCAACATGACCAAGaagatgtgctgctgctcctacAACATCGGCAAGGCCTGGAACAAACCCTGCGagccctgccccacccctgccagcc CCGAGTACCAGATCCTGTGTGGGAACCAAGCCCCCGGATTCATCATCGACATCCACACGGGGAAGCCCATCG ATATCGACGAGTGCAGCGAGATCCCGGCCATCTGCACCAACGGCGTCTGCATCAACCAGATCGGGAGCTTCCGCTGCGAGTGCCCCATCGGCTTCAGCTACAACAACATCCTGCTCATCTGCGAAG ACATCGACGAGTGCAGCAGCGGGGAGACGCTGTGCCAGCGCCACGCCGAGTGCGTCAACATCCCGGGCAGCTTCCGCTGCGAGTGCGCCAGCGGGTACCGCCTGTCCCCGGGGGGCGCCTGCGTGG GTCGCAACGAGTGCCAGGAGATCCCCAACGTGTGCAGCCACGGGGACTGCGTGGACACCGAGGGCAGCTACGTCTGCATCTGCCACAACGGCTTCAAGGCCACCGGGGAGCAGACCATGTGCATGG aCATCGACGAGTGTGACCGGCAGCCCTGCGGCAACGGCACCTGCAAGAACACCGTGGGCTCCTACAACTGCCTCTGCTTCCCGGGCTTCGAGCTCACCCACAACAACGACTGCATGG ACGTGGACGAGTGCTCGTCGCTGGTGGGGCAGGTGTGCAGGAACGGGCAGTGCATCAACAGCGTGGGCTCCTTCCAgtgcctgtgccaggagggCTACGACCGCACCCCCGACGGCAAGAACTGCGTGG ACATCAACGAGTGCGTGAGCCTGCCCGGGACCTGCTCCCCGGGCACCTGCCAGAACCTGGAGGGCTCCTTCCGCTGCATCTGCCCCCCGGGCTACGAGGTGCAGAACGACAACTGCATCG ACATCAACGAGTGCGAGGAGGAGCCCAACATCTGCTTGTTCGGGACGTGCACCAACACCCCCGGCAGCTTCCAGTGCGTGTGCCCGCCGGGCTTCGTGCTGTCCGACAACGGCCGCCGCTGCTTCG ACACCCGCCAGAGCTTCTGCTTCACCCGCTTCGACAACGGCAAGTGCTCGGTGCCCAAAGCCTTCAACACCACCAAGGCtcggtgctgctgcagcaaaatgcccggggagggctggggagacCCGTGCGAGCTGTGCCCGCAGGAGGGGAACG TCGCcttccaggagctgtgtccGTATGGCCACGGGGCCATCCCGGGCCCGGGGGACACCCGGGAAG ACGTGAACGAGTGCTCGGAGAACCTGGGCGTGTGCATCAACGGCGCCTGCATCAACACCGACGGCTCCTTCCGCTGCGAGTGCCCCTTCGGCTACAACCTGGACTACACCGGGGTCAACTGCGTGG aCACGGACGAGTGCTCCATCGGCAATCCCTGCGGGAACGGCACCTGCACCAACGTGGTGGGGGGCTTCGAGTGCGCCTGCGACGAGGGCTTTGAGCCGGGGCCCATGATGACCTGTGAAG ACATCAACGAGTGCTCCCTGAACCCCCTGCTCTGCGCCTTCCGCTGCATCAACACCTTTGGCTCCTACGAGTGCACCTGCCCCTCTGGGTACGCCCTGCGGGAGGACAGGAGGATGTGCAGAG ATCTGGACGAGtgtgcagaggggctgcacGACTGCGAGTCCCGGGGGATGCTCTGCAAGAACCTCATCGGCACCTTCATGTGCATCTGCCCGCCTGGCATGCAGCGCAGGCCCGACGGCGAGGGCTGCACAG ATGAGAACGAGTGCCGCACCAAGCCCGGGATCTGCCCCAACGGGCGCTGCGTGAACACGGCCGGCAGTTACCGCTGCGACTGCAACGAGGGCTTCCAAGTCAGCCCCTCGGGCACCGAGTGCATCG ACACCCGCCAGGGCTTCTGCTTCACGGAGGTGCTGCAGACCATGTGCCAGATGTCCTCCACCAACCGCAACCTGGTCACCAAGTCCGAGTGCTGCTGCAACAGCGGGCGCAGCTGGGGCCCACAGTGCGAGCTCTGCCCCCTGCCCGGCACTGCCCACTACAAGAAGATGTGTCCCCACGGCCCCGGGTACTCCACGGATGGCAGGG acATCGACGAGTGCAAGGTGCTGCCCAACCTGTGCCGGAACGGGCAGTGCATCAACAGCATCGGCTCCTTCCGCTGCCACTGCCGCCTGGGCTACACCCCGGACATCACGGGCACCGCCTGCCAGGGTGAGCTGGGCACCCCGCCCGTCCCCGGCACCCCCTCCCCGCCTCTGAACCCCCCCGGGACCCGCCCTTCCCTCGGGGTCCTCCCTGCTCCCCGGGGCTGTGGCGGCTCGGGGTGCTCCGCCCTGTTCCGTGGTTCTGTGCGCTCCAAATCCGGGTTTAGCTCCTTGAGGATGAGTTCCTCGTCTTCCCCGAGCCCCGGAGCCACGGGGACTGGCCGGGACTGGGATCCTGATCTGAAATCTGGGAGCTGCCAATGCCCCTGCCCGGGCAGCACAGCTGGTTCCCCCCAGCCTGAGCGCCCTGCTGGCATCCAGATGTTGGCACCAAGGGCACCTCTGGAATCACAGCGCTCTCTCTGCGGGATGTGCCCTGGATTGGTTGTGCTGCTCCCCCAAAGCCCTCGGCTCTGCTCTCCTGCGTTCCTGGAGGGTGGAGAGGGGGTGTTTGTCCAGGAATGCCAGAGCCCGCGGGGATGTCTCACCCCTGCGCCACAAAACCCGGGGTCACCCGGGGCTCAGGAGCCCCTGGGTGGGCTGGCAGGTCCCGGGGGTGCAGGGGAGCACAACCTGATGCGTTTTGTCCCTGGAGTGCAGATCTGGACGAGTGCAACCAGTCCCCGAAGCCCTGCAACTTCATCTGCAAGAACACCGAGGGCAGCTACCAGTGCTCCTGCCCCCGGGGCTACGTCCTGCAGGAGGACGGCAAGATCTGCAAAG ACCTGGACGAGTGCTCCACCAAGCAGCACAACTGCCAATTCCTGTGTGTCAACGTCATCGGGGGCTTCAACTGCAAGTGCCCCCCGGGCTTCACGCAGCACCACTCGTCCTGCATTG ACAACAACGAGTGCACGGCGCAGCCGTCGCTGTGCGGGGCCAAGGGGCAGTGCCTCAACACCCCGGGCAGCTACAACTGCGAGTGCCAGAAGGGATTTTCCCTGGACAGCTCCGGGGTCAACTGTGAAG ACGTGGACGAGTGTGACGGGAACCACCGGTGCCAGCACGGCTGCCAGAACGTGCTGGGGGGCTACCGCTGCGGCTGCCCCCAGGGCTACGTGCAGCACTACCAGTGGAACCAGTGCGTGG ACGAGAACgagtgctccagcccctctgcctgcGGCTCTGCCTCCTGCTACAACACCCTGGGCAGCTTCAAGTGCGTCTGTCCCTCGGGCTTCGACTTCGACCAGGCCTTCGGGGGCTGCCAGGACGTGGACGAGTGCTCGGccgggggcagcccctgcagctaCGGCTGCTCCAACACGGACGGGGGGTACCTGTGCGGCTGCCCCGGGGGCTACTTCCGAGCAGGACAGGG CCACTGCATTTCTGGCCTGGGCTTTGGGAAGGGGCCCTACCTGCCTGCGCcccaggaggaggatgaggacaACCTGCTGTCCCCCGAGACCTGCTACGAGTGCAAGATCAACGGGTACCCCAAGAGGGGCCGGCAGCGGCGCAGCGTCAACGGCACCGAGGGGCACCAG gagcaggaggtga
- the CTXN1 gene encoding cortexin-1 isoform X2 — MNDASTMDYELLSPSLVEHPAGAAGMDAEQKTVFAFVIFLLVFLVMLMVRCFRILLDPYSRMPASSWTDHKEGLERGQFDYALV; from the coding sequence ATGAACGATGCATCCACCATGGATTATGAACTGCTCTCCCCGTCCCTGGTGGAGCACCCCGCCGGCGCCGCGGGCATGGACGCCGAGCAGAAAACTGTCTTTGCCTTCGTCATCTTCCTCCTCGTGTTCCTGGTGATGCTGATGGTGCGCTGCTTCCGCATCCTGCTGGACCCCTACAGCCGCATGCCCGCCTCCTCCTGGACGGACCACAAGGAGGGCTTGGAGAGGGGCCAGTTCGACTACGCCCTGGTGTGA